One genomic segment of Lampris incognitus isolate fLamInc1 chromosome 2, fLamInc1.hap2, whole genome shotgun sequence includes these proteins:
- the LOC130107237 gene encoding cytochrome c oxidase subunit 4 isoform 2, mitochondrial isoform X2 has translation MLRLAAGHMRGALARRVPVAPVNTSLRAKHDHGHEVTEVVDMSRPLYWDRLDIPLPDKPYKDALSDTEKSLKQKEKGPWTQLSKEEKIALYRLMFCRTYPEMKQTTQEWKTVIGGVLIFLGFTGLIVIWQAHYVYPAHPRTFDEEWQAKQLKRMLDMRVNPIEGFAAKWDYEKGQWK, from the exons ATGCTCCGCTTGGCGGCAGGTCACATGAGGGGCGCCCTGGCGAGGCGCGTGCCCGTGGCTCCGGTCAACACCAGCCTGAGAGCAAAGCACGACCACGGTCACG AGGTGACAGAGGTGGTGGACATGTCTCGTCCTCTGTACTGGGACCGTTTGGACATCCCTCTGCCGGACAAACCCTACAAAGATGCCCTGAGTGACACGGAAAAGAGCCTGAAGCAGAAGGAGAAGGGGCCGTGGACCCAGCTTTCCAAAGAGGAGAAGATCGCCT TGTACAGACTGATGTTCTGCCGAACCTACCCGGAGATGAAGCAGACCACACAGGAGTGGAAGACTGTCATCGGGGGGGTCCTTATTTTCCTTGGATTTACTGGCCTGATCGTCATCTGGCAGGCACACTACG TCTACCCAGCCCATCCTAGGACCTTCGATGAAGAGTGGCAGGCCAAGCAGTTGAAAAGGATGCTGGACATGAGGGTCAACCCTATTGAGGGCTTTGCTGCTAAATGGGACTACGAGAAGGGCCAATGGAAGTAG
- the LOC130107237 gene encoding cytochrome c oxidase subunit 4 isoform 2, mitochondrial isoform X1 — protein sequence MMLRLAAGHMRGALARRVPVAPVNTSLRAKHDHGHEVTEVVDMSRPLYWDRLDIPLPDKPYKDALSDTEKSLKQKEKGPWTQLSKEEKIALYRLMFCRTYPEMKQTTQEWKTVIGGVLIFLGFTGLIVIWQAHYVYPAHPRTFDEEWQAKQLKRMLDMRVNPIEGFAAKWDYEKGQWK from the exons ATGCTCCGCTTGGCGGCAGGTCACATGAGGGGCGCCCTGGCGAGGCGCGTGCCCGTGGCTCCGGTCAACACCAGCCTGAGAGCAAAGCACGACCACGGTCACG AGGTGACAGAGGTGGTGGACATGTCTCGTCCTCTGTACTGGGACCGTTTGGACATCCCTCTGCCGGACAAACCCTACAAAGATGCCCTGAGTGACACGGAAAAGAGCCTGAAGCAGAAGGAGAAGGGGCCGTGGACCCAGCTTTCCAAAGAGGAGAAGATCGCCT TGTACAGACTGATGTTCTGCCGAACCTACCCGGAGATGAAGCAGACCACACAGGAGTGGAAGACTGTCATCGGGGGGGTCCTTATTTTCCTTGGATTTACTGGCCTGATCGTCATCTGGCAGGCACACTACG TCTACCCAGCCCATCCTAGGACCTTCGATGAAGAGTGGCAGGCCAAGCAGTTGAAAAGGATGCTGGACATGAGGGTCAACCCTATTGAGGGCTTTGCTGCTAAATGGGACTACGAGAAGGGCCAATGGAAGTAG